In Pseudonocardia sp. C8, one genomic interval encodes:
- the mfd gene encoding transcription-repair coupling factor gives MSGLLTSALSDAGLHAAVDAARSVDPRTAETPAVRVEGPAALRPLLAAGLAGDSTVLAVTATDREAEDLAAAVSDLLGHGEALDAAADTVTGAASAPVVVLPSWETLPHEKLSPRPDTVARRLTIFHRLASVDTAPRVVVTAARSLIQPVAPGLGELAPVSLGVGEEHDFAELLERLVELAYTRAEMVTTRGEFAVRGGILDVFPPTAEHPVRVEFWGDEVSELRAFAVADQRSVGEVERVEVPPCRELLLTAPVRERAAALAAEQPETAGLNRNPLREMLEKLAEGIPGEGMESLIPALVGGGMQLLTDLFPAGTRVLLADPQRIRTRCADLVRTGQEFLEASWLASGSGGEAPIDVSGSAYRDLTATLEHATACGRPVVSLSPLVSGSDEVIVPAVHEIEPYRGDTDRALTDLRAHVATGGAAVLVLAGHGTADRSMEQLREAEVPATKVDTLPDSPDKGVVTVTCGRLLNGFTAPEVGLVLLSEADLTGSRAGLDAAPRKTTPRRRNAVDLAVLQPGDYVVHNQHGIGRFVEMRERTVQGATREYLVLEYASSKRGQPADRLFVPTDALDEISRYVGGEQPAVNKLGGADWAKTKGRARKAVKDIAAGLVQLYAARQASPGHAFAADTPWQRELEDAFPYTETPDQLSAIDEVKRDMERPVPMDRVISGDVGFGKTEIAVRAAFKAVQDGKQVAVLVPTTLLATQHLNTFAERMRAFPVTLRGLSRFTDPAEAKETIEKLADGTVDVVVGTHRLLQNGVRWKDLGLVIVDEEQRFGVEHKEHITALRAHVDVLTLSATPIPRTLEMSLAGIREMSAITTPPEDRHPTLTYVGAYDDKQVAAAIRRELLRDGQVFYVHNRVSSIDRAAKKVQDLVPEARVAVAHGQMNEELLERTVNAFWHREFDVLVCTTIVENGLDISNANTLVVERSDTLGLSQLHQLRGRVGRGRERGYAYFLFPPEHPLTETAHDRLATIAQHSELGSGAAVAMKDLEIRGAGNILGAEQSGHIAGVGFDLYIRLVGEAVAAFRKQAGDDGGEPVEELVEVRVDLPVDAHVPHDYVDGERLRLEVYRKIAEAPDDAALGAIVEELTDRYGEPPTPVRNLLEVARFRQLCRRLGVREVASAGTQLRIGPVQLPDSAQLKLKRLYPKAQYKAAAQVVTVPKPVQGGRIGGAPVRDVELLGWCAELLLQIVPSSTPVHSTSG, from the coding sequence CTGTCCGGTCTGCTCACCTCCGCGCTGTCCGACGCCGGCCTGCACGCCGCCGTCGACGCCGCGCGCTCCGTGGACCCCCGTACCGCCGAGACCCCCGCCGTCCGGGTCGAGGGACCCGCCGCGCTCCGCCCGCTGCTGGCCGCCGGCCTCGCCGGCGACTCGACCGTGCTGGCCGTGACCGCCACCGACCGCGAGGCGGAGGACCTCGCGGCCGCGGTGTCGGACCTGCTCGGCCACGGCGAGGCGCTCGACGCCGCCGCCGACACCGTCACCGGCGCCGCGAGCGCGCCGGTGGTCGTGCTGCCGTCCTGGGAGACGCTGCCGCACGAGAAGCTGTCCCCGCGCCCGGACACGGTCGCCCGCCGGCTGACGATCTTCCACCGGCTGGCCTCGGTCGACACCGCACCGCGGGTGGTCGTCACGGCTGCCCGGTCGCTGATCCAGCCGGTCGCACCCGGCCTGGGCGAGCTCGCCCCGGTCTCGCTGGGCGTCGGCGAGGAGCACGACTTCGCGGAGCTGCTGGAGCGGCTCGTCGAGCTCGCCTACACCCGCGCCGAGATGGTCACCACCCGCGGCGAGTTCGCCGTGCGCGGCGGCATCCTCGACGTGTTCCCGCCGACCGCCGAGCACCCGGTGCGGGTCGAGTTCTGGGGCGACGAGGTGTCCGAGCTGCGCGCGTTCGCGGTCGCCGACCAGCGCTCGGTGGGCGAGGTGGAGCGGGTCGAGGTCCCGCCGTGCCGGGAGCTGCTGCTCACCGCGCCGGTGCGGGAACGGGCCGCGGCGCTGGCCGCCGAGCAGCCCGAGACGGCCGGGCTGAACCGCAACCCGCTGCGCGAGATGCTGGAGAAGCTCGCCGAGGGCATCCCCGGCGAGGGCATGGAGTCGCTGATCCCGGCCCTGGTGGGGGGCGGGATGCAGCTGCTCACCGACCTGTTCCCGGCCGGCACCCGGGTGCTGCTCGCCGACCCGCAGCGGATCCGCACCCGCTGCGCCGACCTCGTCCGCACCGGGCAGGAGTTCCTGGAGGCGTCCTGGCTGGCGTCCGGGTCCGGCGGGGAGGCGCCGATCGACGTCTCCGGGTCCGCGTACCGGGACCTCACCGCGACCCTCGAGCACGCCACCGCCTGCGGACGACCGGTCGTGTCGCTGTCCCCGCTGGTGTCCGGGTCCGACGAGGTGATCGTCCCGGCGGTGCACGAGATCGAGCCGTACCGCGGCGACACCGACCGCGCGCTGACCGACCTGCGCGCGCACGTCGCCACCGGTGGTGCGGCGGTGCTCGTGCTGGCCGGGCACGGCACCGCGGACCGTTCGATGGAGCAGCTGCGCGAGGCCGAGGTGCCGGCCACCAAGGTCGACACGCTGCCGGATTCGCCGGACAAGGGCGTCGTCACCGTCACCTGCGGCCGGCTGCTGAACGGCTTCACCGCCCCCGAGGTGGGCCTGGTGCTGCTGTCCGAGGCCGACCTCACCGGCAGCCGGGCCGGGCTCGACGCCGCCCCGCGCAAGACCACCCCGCGCCGGCGCAACGCCGTCGACCTGGCCGTGCTCCAGCCGGGCGACTACGTCGTCCACAACCAGCACGGGATCGGGCGCTTCGTCGAGATGCGCGAGCGCACCGTCCAGGGCGCCACCCGCGAGTACCTGGTCCTGGAGTACGCGAGCTCCAAGCGCGGCCAGCCGGCCGACCGGCTGTTCGTGCCCACCGACGCGCTCGACGAGATCAGCCGCTACGTCGGCGGGGAGCAGCCGGCCGTCAACAAGCTGGGCGGCGCGGACTGGGCGAAGACCAAGGGCCGCGCCCGCAAGGCCGTCAAGGACATCGCGGCCGGGCTGGTGCAGCTCTACGCGGCCCGGCAGGCCTCGCCGGGGCACGCGTTCGCCGCGGACACGCCGTGGCAGCGCGAGCTGGAGGACGCGTTCCCCTACACCGAGACCCCCGACCAGCTGTCGGCGATCGACGAGGTGAAGCGGGACATGGAGCGGCCGGTCCCGATGGACCGTGTCATCTCCGGTGACGTCGGCTTCGGCAAGACCGAGATCGCGGTGCGGGCCGCGTTCAAGGCGGTGCAGGACGGCAAGCAGGTCGCCGTGCTCGTCCCGACCACGCTGCTGGCCACCCAGCACCTCAACACGTTCGCCGAGCGGATGCGGGCGTTCCCGGTGACCCTGCGCGGGTTGTCCCGGTTCACCGACCCGGCCGAGGCGAAGGAGACGATCGAGAAGCTCGCCGACGGCACCGTCGACGTCGTCGTCGGCACCCACCGGCTGCTGCAGAACGGGGTCCGGTGGAAGGACCTCGGACTGGTGATCGTCGACGAGGAGCAGCGGTTCGGCGTCGAGCACAAGGAGCACATCACGGCGCTGCGGGCGCACGTCGACGTGCTGACCCTGTCCGCGACGCCGATCCCGCGGACCCTGGAGATGAGCCTCGCCGGTATCCGCGAGATGTCGGCGATCACCACCCCGCCCGAGGACCGGCACCCGACCCTGACCTACGTCGGCGCCTACGACGACAAGCAGGTCGCGGCCGCGATCCGCCGCGAGCTGCTGCGCGACGGCCAGGTGTTCTACGTGCACAACCGGGTGTCGTCGATCGACCGGGCGGCCAAGAAGGTGCAGGACCTGGTGCCCGAGGCCCGGGTCGCCGTCGCGCACGGCCAGATGAACGAGGAGCTGCTCGAACGCACGGTCAACGCGTTCTGGCACCGCGAGTTCGACGTGCTGGTGTGCACGACGATCGTCGAGAACGGCCTGGACATCTCCAACGCCAACACCCTGGTCGTCGAACGCTCCGACACGCTCGGGCTGTCCCAGCTGCACCAGCTGCGCGGGCGGGTCGGCCGGGGCCGGGAGCGGGGCTACGCCTACTTCCTGTTCCCGCCCGAGCACCCGCTCACCGAGACCGCGCACGACCGGCTCGCCACCATCGCCCAGCACTCCGAGCTGGGCTCCGGGGCCGCGGTCGCGATGAAGGACCTGGAGATCCGCGGTGCCGGCAACATCCTCGGCGCCGAGCAGTCCGGGCACATCGCCGGCGTCGGGTTCGACCTCTACATCCGGCTGGTCGGCGAGGCCGTCGCGGCGTTCCGCAAGCAGGCCGGGGACGACGGCGGCGAGCCGGTCGAGGAACTCGTCGAGGTCCGGGTGGACCTGCCGGTCGACGCGCACGTCCCGCACGACTACGTCGACGGCGAGCGCCTGCGCCTCGAGGTCTACCGCAAGATCGCCGAGGCGCCGGACGACGCGGCGCTGGGCGCGATCGTCGAGGAGCTCACCGACCGCTACGGCGAGCCGCCGACCCCGGTGCGGAACCTGCTCGAGGTGGCCCGGTTCCGGCAGCTGTGCCGCCGGCTCGGTGTCCGCGAGGTCGCCTCCGCCGGCACCCAGCTGCGGATCGGCCCGGTGCAGCTGCCCGACTCGGCGCAGCTGAAGCTCAAGCGGCTCTACCCCAAGGCCCAGTACAAGGCCGCCGCCCAGGTCGTCACGGTGCCGAAGCCGGTGCAGGGCGGCCGGATCGGCGGGGCGCCGGTGCGCGACGTCGAGCTGCTCGGCTGGTGCGCGGAGCTGCTGCTGCAGATCGTGCCGTCGTCCACCCCGGTGCACAGCACGTCGGGCTGA
- a CDS encoding S41 family peptidase, translating into MPEFLRHPHLHDDTLVLVAEDDVWTAPVAGGRAYRLTADEVPVTAPRISPDGAAVAWASRRDGGWELYTTGVEGGGVRRLTWWGDPTTRMAGWTPGGDVVALSAQADATARSWAYAVPPAGGAPRLLPYGALTALAYQPGGPAVLTQVEGGRDAAHWKRYRGGRAGRLWLDAAGTGEFVRVLPDVAGQLECPMIVGTGEGPRLAFVSDHEGWGNVYSVPLAGPATGLRRHTDHGGGGEVPDFYARHASTDGRRVVYECAGEIFLLDDLGPDSRPRRIDVRLGGPRPARDPFRAHVPGDLGPVRPDRTGRASVVGVRGTVHRLTHRDGPARTLLAEPGVRARLAHPLGGRRAVWVDDAAGEDAVCVAPLDPHAAGAPERVRHAAGAIGRVLELVPAPDGTAVALTTHDGRLLVLHTGPDAEPAAGEEAEGAEGSAERPAGDLRELARGTAGEPYDVAWSPDSAWLAWCDPTEAGLSRVVLTRAADGAHTEVTPARFHDSDPVFTTDGKHLAFLSRRVFDPSYDQHAFDLIFGTGWKPFLVPLAARTASPFGESPDGRPVDPGEASPDDPPAAPPEPGDGEGGTGPAGTGSAGTGSADTGPGGTGSGTADGAGGPPEVVVDVEGLADRVVPVPVDAAQYHDLTPVTGGLAWLRMPGGGVLGDSLADTEAEPDRGVLERFDLARRSVTAIADPASGFAVSGDGTRIVVRDGGRVRLIRADRSSSAAPDDDAGGDEFEIDTRRLVVTIDPSAEWRQMFDETARLMRDHFWVEDMAGVDWVAETARYRPLVDRVGSHDDLVDLLWELHGELGTSHAYVIGNRPAGDGTGRPGLLGADLEPATGGAGWRVTRVLPPETSAPAARSPLAAPGVDVRAGDVLLEVNGTPVDPHWGPAPLLVSAAGRTVELTVRSGPDRADAGTVRRVAVRPLRSEAELRYQDRVARTRAEVAERSGGRLGYLHVPDMMGYGWAQLHRDLARETAKDGLLLDVRGNRGGHTSQLVVEKLARTVIGWDLPRHRAPSTYPEQAPRGPVVALADERSGSDGDIVTAAIKRLGIGPVVGVRTWGGVIGIDGRYGLVDGTRITQPRYATWFDDLGWSMENHGVDPDVEVVVTPQDRAAGRDPQLDRAVVLALERLAERPPVRPPDVATRPSMARSPLPARPGPG; encoded by the coding sequence GTGCCCGAATTCCTGCGCCACCCGCACCTCCACGACGACACGCTGGTCCTCGTCGCGGAGGACGACGTGTGGACCGCCCCGGTCGCCGGCGGGCGGGCCTACCGGCTGACCGCTGACGAGGTCCCGGTGACGGCTCCGCGGATCTCGCCGGACGGGGCGGCGGTCGCCTGGGCCTCGCGCCGGGACGGCGGCTGGGAGCTCTACACGACCGGGGTCGAGGGCGGCGGGGTCCGGCGGCTGACCTGGTGGGGCGACCCCACCACCCGGATGGCCGGCTGGACCCCGGGCGGGGACGTGGTGGCGCTGTCCGCGCAGGCCGACGCGACCGCGCGGAGCTGGGCGTACGCCGTCCCGCCCGCGGGCGGGGCGCCGCGGCTGCTGCCGTACGGCGCGCTGACCGCGCTCGCGTACCAGCCCGGCGGTCCCGCGGTGCTCACCCAGGTCGAGGGCGGCCGGGACGCCGCGCACTGGAAGCGGTACCGCGGCGGGCGGGCCGGCCGGCTGTGGCTCGACGCCGCCGGGACCGGCGAGTTCGTCCGGGTCCTGCCCGACGTGGCGGGCCAGCTGGAGTGCCCGATGATCGTCGGCACCGGCGAGGGCCCGCGGCTGGCGTTCGTCTCGGACCACGAGGGCTGGGGCAACGTCTACTCGGTCCCGCTGGCCGGCCCGGCGACCGGGCTGCGCCGGCACACCGACCACGGTGGCGGCGGGGAGGTCCCCGACTTCTACGCCCGGCACGCCAGCACCGACGGCCGCCGGGTCGTCTACGAGTGCGCCGGCGAGATCTTCCTGCTCGACGACCTCGGCCCGGACTCGCGGCCGCGCCGGATCGACGTCCGGCTCGGCGGGCCGCGCCCGGCGCGCGACCCGTTCCGCGCCCACGTCCCCGGTGACCTCGGCCCGGTGCGGCCGGACCGGACCGGGCGGGCCAGCGTCGTCGGGGTGCGCGGCACCGTGCACCGGCTGACCCACCGCGACGGGCCGGCCCGCACGCTGCTCGCCGAGCCCGGGGTGCGGGCCCGGCTCGCGCACCCGCTGGGCGGCCGCCGCGCGGTGTGGGTGGACGACGCGGCCGGTGAGGACGCGGTCTGCGTGGCGCCGCTGGACCCGCACGCGGCCGGTGCACCGGAGCGGGTGCGCCATGCGGCCGGGGCGATCGGCCGGGTGCTGGAGCTCGTCCCCGCCCCGGACGGCACCGCGGTCGCGCTCACCACGCACGACGGGCGGCTGCTGGTGCTGCACACCGGCCCGGACGCGGAACCCGCGGCGGGCGAGGAGGCGGAGGGGGCCGAGGGCAGCGCGGAACGGCCCGCCGGGGACCTGCGCGAGCTCGCCCGGGGCACCGCGGGGGAGCCCTACGACGTGGCCTGGTCGCCGGACTCGGCCTGGCTGGCCTGGTGCGACCCGACCGAGGCCGGCCTGTCCCGGGTCGTGCTGACCCGGGCCGCCGACGGCGCGCACACCGAGGTCACGCCGGCCCGGTTCCACGACAGCGACCCGGTCTTCACCACCGACGGCAAGCACCTGGCGTTCCTGTCCCGGCGGGTGTTCGACCCGTCCTACGACCAGCACGCCTTCGACCTGATCTTCGGCACCGGCTGGAAGCCGTTCCTGGTACCGCTGGCCGCTCGGACGGCGTCGCCGTTCGGGGAGAGCCCCGACGGGCGCCCGGTCGATCCGGGGGAGGCGAGCCCGGACGACCCGCCGGCCGCCCCGCCCGAACCCGGTGACGGCGAGGGCGGCACCGGCCCCGCCGGCACCGGTTCCGCCGGCACCGGTTCCGCCGACACCGGCCCCGGCGGCACCGGCTCCGGCACTGCCGACGGGGCCGGCGGACCGCCGGAGGTCGTCGTGGACGTCGAGGGGCTCGCGGACCGGGTCGTCCCGGTCCCGGTCGACGCCGCCCAGTACCACGACCTGACCCCGGTGACCGGCGGGCTCGCCTGGCTCCGGATGCCGGGCGGGGGCGTGCTGGGCGACAGCCTCGCCGACACCGAGGCCGAGCCGGACCGCGGCGTGCTGGAGCGCTTCGACCTGGCCCGCCGCTCGGTGACGGCGATCGCCGACCCGGCGTCCGGCTTCGCGGTCAGCGGCGACGGCACCCGGATCGTCGTCCGCGACGGCGGCCGGGTCCGGCTGATCCGGGCCGACCGCAGCAGCTCCGCCGCCCCGGACGACGACGCCGGCGGCGACGAGTTCGAGATCGACACCCGGCGGCTGGTCGTCACGATCGACCCGTCCGCCGAGTGGCGGCAGATGTTCGACGAAACCGCCCGCCTGATGCGCGACCACTTCTGGGTCGAGGACATGGCCGGGGTCGACTGGGTGGCCGAGACCGCCCGCTACCGGCCGCTCGTCGACCGGGTCGGCAGCCACGACGACCTGGTCGACCTGCTCTGGGAGCTGCACGGCGAGCTCGGCACCTCGCACGCCTACGTGATCGGCAACCGGCCCGCCGGCGACGGGACGGGCCGCCCCGGCCTGCTCGGCGCCGACCTCGAGCCGGCGACCGGCGGGGCCGGGTGGCGGGTCACCCGGGTCCTGCCGCCGGAGACGTCGGCACCGGCGGCGCGCAGCCCGCTGGCCGCGCCCGGCGTCGACGTCCGGGCGGGGGACGTGCTGCTGGAGGTCAACGGCACCCCGGTCGACCCGCACTGGGGCCCGGCGCCGCTGCTGGTGTCGGCGGCCGGGCGCACCGTCGAGCTCACCGTGCGGTCCGGCCCGGACCGCGCCGACGCGGGCACGGTGCGCCGGGTCGCGGTCCGCCCGCTGCGCTCCGAGGCCGAGCTGCGCTACCAGGACCGGGTGGCCCGCACCCGGGCCGAGGTCGCCGAGCGGTCCGGCGGCCGGCTCGGCTACCTGCACGTCCCGGACATGATGGGCTACGGCTGGGCCCAGCTGCACCGCGACCTGGCCCGCGAGACCGCCAAGGACGGGCTGCTGCTCGACGTCCGCGGCAACCGCGGCGGGCACACCTCGCAGCTCGTGGTGGAGAAGCTGGCCCGGACGGTGATCGGCTGGGACCTGCCGCGGCACCGGGCGCCGTCCACCTACCCGGAGCAGGCACCTCGCGGACCGGTCGTGGCGCTGGCCGACGAGCGCTCCGGATCGGACGGCGACATCGTCACCGCCGCGATCAAACGGCTCGGGATCGGGCCGGTCGTCGGCGTCCGCACCTGGGGCGGCGTCATCGGCATCGACGGGCGGTACGGGCTCGTCGACGGCACCCGCATCACCCAGCCCCGGTACGCGACCTGGTTCGACGACCTGGGCTGGAGCATGGAGAACCACGGCGTCGACCCGGACGTCGAGGTCGTCGTGACCCCGCAGGACCGGGCCGCGGGCCGGGACCCGCAGCTGGACCGGGCCGTCGTGCTGGCACTGGAGCGGCTCGCGGAGCGCCCCCCGGTCCGGCCGCCGGACGTCGCGACCCGGCCGTCGATGGCGCGCTCCCCGCTGCCCGCCCGGCCGGGCCCCGGTTGA
- a CDS encoding SurA N-terminal domain-containing protein: MRTRRIIAALAVAGALVAGCGSGPARADSAAIVGETSIPLAEAQPAITSVLTRPGLVDELRAQGGTEADIGRAVVSQLVIRNLLAGAAAEQGVRVTEQQVDAQIAAAGGPEALTTRSLAVGGPRASARDDLELAALARAQIDRLSVTADVAVTRGRDEAVRLAREVAAGGARAETALAGASTTQRGLAIRPAETPQAALTPLVGIPAGSVAAFPLGSGQGWVVVRVTGRTLGAPAPAPGAAGGLDQQTLAEAGVRLLTPAALRTGVELNPRYGVWDPVRMLAVPTAEEASVLFPTTPQAR; encoded by the coding sequence GTGCGGACACGCAGGATCATCGCCGCCCTGGCGGTCGCCGGGGCACTCGTCGCCGGGTGCGGCAGCGGCCCCGCGCGGGCCGACTCGGCCGCGATCGTCGGGGAGACCTCGATCCCGCTCGCCGAGGCGCAACCGGCGATCACCTCGGTGCTCACCCGGCCCGGGCTCGTCGACGAGCTCCGGGCGCAGGGCGGCACGGAGGCCGACATCGGCCGCGCCGTCGTGTCCCAGCTCGTCATCCGGAACCTGCTGGCCGGTGCCGCCGCCGAACAGGGCGTCCGCGTCACCGAGCAGCAGGTGGACGCCCAGATCGCCGCGGCGGGCGGTCCGGAGGCACTGACGACGCGGTCGCTCGCGGTCGGCGGCCCGCGGGCCTCGGCCCGCGACGACCTGGAGCTCGCCGCGCTGGCCCGCGCCCAGATCGACCGGCTCTCGGTCACCGCCGACGTCGCGGTCACGCGCGGCCGCGACGAGGCCGTCCGGCTGGCCCGCGAGGTCGCGGCCGGCGGCGCCCGCGCCGAGACCGCGCTGGCCGGGGCCAGCACCACCCAGCGCGGCCTCGCGATCCGCCCGGCGGAGACCCCGCAGGCCGCGCTCACCCCGCTGGTCGGCATCCCGGCCGGCTCGGTGGCCGCGTTCCCGCTGGGCAGCGGGCAGGGCTGGGTCGTGGTCCGGGTGACCGGGCGCACGCTGGGGGCACCCGCGCCGGCTCCGGGCGCCGCCGGCGGGCTCGACCAGCAGACGCTCGCCGAGGCCGGGGTCCGGCTGCTCACCCCGGCCGCGCTCCGTACCGGCGTCGAGCTGAACCCCCGCTACGGCGTGTGGGACCCGGTGCGGATGCTCGCCGTGCCGACCGCGGAGGAGGCCTCGGTGCTGTTCCCGACGACCCCGCAGGCGCGCTGA
- a CDS encoding MazG family protein: MAATIVVCPRRGAALPAAALPALRSATTVLAVPGLDAGPAAGAAEWDGTDPATLPQDTVLLVPAGHPVASTGTAVAPPAGHAVLDAVAVMDRLRSPGGCPWDAEQTHTSLLRYLVEECYELYQSIEDGDRAELREELGDVLLQVLFHARVAAEDPDLPFGIDEVATGLVDKLVARHPHVFAAGEQVATAADQDRRWDELKRAEKQRDSSVDGVATAQPAVALAAKLVSRTAKAGLPADLLPGGDDAGERLFRLAAAIQLGGGDPEARLRAVARGFDAAVRSAEKAAAADGKDPHALTAADWRRYWQAP; this comes from the coding sequence ATGGCCGCCACGATCGTCGTCTGCCCGCGCCGCGGGGCCGCCCTGCCCGCGGCCGCGCTGCCCGCGTTGCGCTCCGCGACGACCGTGCTCGCCGTCCCCGGGCTGGACGCCGGGCCGGCCGCGGGCGCCGCCGAGTGGGACGGCACCGACCCGGCCACCCTGCCGCAGGACACGGTGCTGCTCGTCCCCGCCGGGCACCCGGTTGCCTCCACCGGGACCGCCGTCGCGCCGCCGGCCGGGCACGCCGTGCTGGACGCGGTCGCCGTGATGGACCGGCTCCGCTCGCCGGGCGGCTGCCCGTGGGACGCCGAGCAGACCCACACCTCGCTGCTGCGCTACCTCGTCGAGGAGTGCTACGAGCTCTACCAGTCGATCGAGGACGGGGACCGCGCCGAGCTGCGCGAGGAGCTCGGTGACGTGCTCCTGCAGGTGCTGTTCCACGCCCGGGTGGCCGCCGAGGACCCGGACCTGCCGTTCGGCATCGACGAGGTCGCGACCGGCCTGGTCGACAAGCTCGTCGCGCGGCACCCGCACGTGTTCGCCGCCGGCGAGCAGGTCGCCACCGCCGCGGACCAGGACCGGCGGTGGGACGAGTTGAAGCGCGCCGAGAAGCAGCGCGACTCCAGCGTGGACGGCGTCGCCACCGCCCAGCCGGCCGTCGCGCTCGCCGCGAAGCTCGTGTCCCGCACCGCGAAGGCCGGGCTGCCGGCCGACCTGCTGCCGGGTGGGGACGACGCCGGGGAGCGCCTGTTCCGGCTGGCCGCGGCGATCCAGCTCGGCGGGGGAGACCCGGAGGCCCGGCTGCGGGCGGTCGCCCGCGGGTTCGACGCCGCCGTCCGCTCCGCCGAGAAGGCCGCCGCCGCGGACGGGAAGGACCCGCACGCGCTCACCGCCGCCGACTGGCGCCGGTACTGGCAGGCGCCCTGA
- a CDS encoding tetratricopeptide repeat protein: MSSRRANTPDPVAAFRRADELLSRRRPLEALDALRTVLDAADTADATGPTSASVHLLAGRAYLDSAQLRKAETAFVRVIDIDPADHYARFALGKTLQRQGRLPEAETQLKMASAMDPRPEYQEALGEVRARIALTGDRR; the protein is encoded by the coding sequence ATGAGCAGTCGACGCGCGAACACACCGGACCCGGTCGCCGCGTTCCGGCGGGCCGACGAGTTGCTCTCCCGGCGCCGGCCGCTCGAGGCGCTCGACGCCCTGCGCACCGTGCTGGACGCCGCGGACACCGCGGACGCGACCGGCCCGACGTCGGCCTCGGTGCACCTGCTCGCCGGTCGCGCCTACCTGGACTCCGCGCAGCTGCGGAAGGCCGAGACCGCGTTCGTCCGGGTCATCGACATCGACCCGGCCGACCACTACGCGCGGTTCGCGCTCGGCAAGACGTTGCAGCGCCAGGGCCGTCTCCCGGAGGCCGAGACACAGCTGAAGATGGCCTCGGCGATGGACCCGCGCCCGGAGTACCAGGAGGCGCTCGGCGAGGTACGGGCCCGGATCGCCCTCACCGGCGACCGCCGGTAA